CGGCTCCGGGAGGGCGCGCTCGCGGTGGCCAACCGGGACCTGCCCGACGCGGTGCACCGGTTGCAGGACGTGGACAGCCTCGGCGAGGGCGGCGTCGACCGGGTCATCGCGCAGACCCGGGACCCGATCCGGCTCGCCGAGCGGGACGAGTTCGGGCAGGTCGCCGAGGCGTTCAACATGGTGCACCGGGAGGCCATCCGGGTCGCCGCCGAGCAGGCCGCGCTGCGCACCAGCGTCTCCGCGATGTTCCTCAGCCTGGCCCGGCGCAGTCAGGCGCTGGTCGACCGGATGATCGGCGAACTGGACCACATCGAGCGCACCGAGGAGGACCCGAAGCGGCTGGCCAAGCTCTTCGACCTGGACCACCTCGCCACCCGGATGCGCCGCAACGACGAGAACCTGCTGGTGCTGGCCGGCGCCGACGTGGGCACCCCGCGCCGCGAGGACGCGCTGCTGATCGACGCGCTGCGGGCCGCACAGTCCGAAGTGGAGATGTATCACCGGATCGAGTTCGGCGCCATCGACACCGACGTCTCGGTGGCCGCGGCCGCGGTCAACGACGTGGTCCGGCTGGTCGCCGAGCTGCTCGACAACGCCACCCGGTTCTCCCCGCCGACCACCCTGGTGGTGGCGCACGGGCGGCGGTCCGGCGACCACGCGGTGCTCCAGATCGAGGACCGCGGCCTGGGCATCACCCCGGAGCAGCTGGAACAGATCAACCGGCGGCTGACCGAGCCGGCCGAGGTCGACGCCAGCGCCTTCCGGCTGATGGGGTTCGCGGTGATCGCCCGGCTCGCGGCCCGGCACGGCATCGGGGTGCGACTGCTGCCCAGCCGGGAGGGCGGGACGGTCGCCGAGGTGACCCTGCCGGCCGACATCGTGGTGCTGCCCGGGGCGCCGGCGGCTCCCGGGCGGGCGGCGAGCTGGACCCGGCCCGGTCCGGCGCCGCAGCCGGTCGCGGGTGGTGGGCGTACCCCGGAGATCCGGATGCCGGTGCGGTCCGCGCCGATGCCGGCGTCGGGTACGCCGCGCTGGGCGCCACCGGCCGCGGAGCAGCCCGCCGAGCTGGACCTGAGGCCGACCCCGGACCGTCCGCCGCTGCCGACCCGGGTGCCCAAGCCCACTGTGGATCCGGTATCCGCCCCGCTGTTCCCGCCGGCTTCGGCGCGACCGGTTCCGGCGCAGCCGGCCTCGATCCACATGGAGATGCAGCACACCTGGTTCGCCGCCGAGTCGGAACTGCCGGAGATGCAGGGCATGCCGACCGCCGGATACGCCCCGGCGCCGGTCTCGGCGATCCCCGCGAGCACCCCGCCGGCCCCGGCGCCCCCCGCGCCCCCGCCGGCGCCGCCGCACCAGGTCCCCCGACCCCGCCCCGCCCCCGACGACGACGATCGCTGGCGGACCGCCGCCGACGAGGGCTGGGAACGCGCGATGGCCGCCGCCGCCCCCAAGGACGCCGGCACCACCCGCTCCGGCCTGCCGAAAAGGATCCCGCAGGCGCAACTCGTCCCGGGCGGGGTGCTGGAGAAGCCCCGGGCACAGAATCGTCGCAGCCCCGACGACGTACGCGGGCTTCTCTCCGCATACACCAGTGGGGTGCTGCGCGGGCGGACCGACGGTTCCGCCGACCAGGCTCCTAAGGAGAACGATCAGTGATCAGGCCCACCATGCAGGACATGGGCTGGCTGCTCAACAATTTCGCCGACAGCATCGCGGGCATCGCGCACGTGGTGGCGGTCTCCGCCGACGGGTTGTTGCTGGCATCCTCGCGGGATCTGCCAGCGGACCGGGCGGACCAGCTGGCCGCGATCACCTCCGGGGTGGTCAGCCTGACCGACGGCGCGTCCCGGATGTTCACCGCCGGGAAGGTGATGCAGACCATCATCGAAATGGACAGCGGCTATCTTTTCCTGATGTCCATCAGCGACGGTTCGTCGATGGCCGTGCTGGCGGCGCGCAGCTGCGATGTCGGCCAGGTCGGCTACGAGATGGCTCTGCTGGTGGAGCGCGTCGGCGCCGCACTGTCGCCGGCGGCACGCGAGGCCGTCAGCCACTAGGCGCCGGGGTTGCCGTACCCCGGCGGAGATGAGGTGACCGCGACATGACAGAGCCGCACGATCCCCGGGGCAACCTGGTGCGGCCGTACGCGGTGACCCGCGGCCGGACCGAGCCGATCCGGGACATCCCGATCGAAGCGGTCCTGGTCGCCAGCCCGGCGGCCGTTCAGGAATCGCGTTTCGCCGGACATGACAAGTACCGCATCGCCGTGCTGTGTGAGCCGAAGGCTCTGTCGCTGGCCGAGCTGGCGGCGCTCACCCGGTTGCCCCTCGGGGTGGCCCGGGTGCTCGTCGCCGACATGGTCGCCGACGGACTGCTCGCGTTGCACAGCGCCGCTCCCAAGAAGGGTTTCACGGAGCGGATGGACCTGCTGGGAAGGGTTTTGAGTGGACTTCGCAAGCTCTGAGCGGGCGGGGGCGCCTTCATCGGAGATCGTTTCGGCGAAGATCGTCGTCGCCGGTGGTTTCGGCGTCGGCAAGACGACGCTGGTCGGCGCGGTCTCCGAGATCGAGCCGCTGACGACCGAGGCCGTGATGACCGCGGCCGGCGCCGGGATCGACGACGCGTCCAAGGTGCCGGAGAAGGGCACCACCACGGTGGCGATGGACTTCGGCCGGATCACCATGGCCGAGGACCTGATCCTCTACCTGTTCGGCACGCCCGGTCAGACCCGCTTCTGGTTCATGTGGGACGAGCTGATCCGGGGCGCGGTCGGCGCCGCCGTGATGGTCGACACCCGCCGGCTGACCGACGCGTTCGCGCCGCTCGACTACTTCGAGAACCGGCACCTGCCCTACCTGGTGGCGGTGAACTGCTTCGACGGCGCGCCCCGCTACGAGCCGGCCGAGGTGCGCGAGGCCCTCGCCATCCCGGAACGCGTCCCGCTGATCATGTGTGACGCCCGGCACCGCGAGTCGGTCAAGTCGGTCCTGATCGGCGTCGTCGAACACGCCATGACCACCTTGGTCGCCGAGCACGAACGTGGCGTGGTCGTCGGCTGATCCACGATCAACTTCAAGATCTTCATATACGCGGGTCCGCCGGGGTGCGGACCGCATGCTCCCGCGCGGGCCGGAGGTGGCGATCTGGCCGCTGGCGCGTCCAAACCAATCGCCACCTCCTTCACTGTCCGCCGCTGCTCCCGGAGATCACCCCCCAGCGCCCTATCCCATCCCCAGATAGGGCCACCAGCACCAGCCCGACACCCCTCGGCTGGTCCTCAGCGCCCTGTCTCGTGCCTGGATAGGGCCGTCAGGGCCAGCTCGACACTCGCCGGCTGGTCCTCAGCGCCCTTTCCCGTGCCCGGGTAGAGCCGTCAGGGCCAGCTCGACACTCGCCGGCTGGTCCTCAGCGCCCTTTCCCGTGCCCGGGTAGAGCCGTCAGGGCCAGCTCGACACTCTCCGGCTGGTCCTCAGCGCCCTATCCCATGCCCGGAAAGGGCCACCAGGGCCAGCTCGACACTCGCCGGCTGGTCCTCAGCGCCCTGTCTCGTGCCTGGATAGGGCCATCAGGGCCAGCTCGACACTCTCCGGCTGGTCCTCAGCGCCCTTTCCCGTGCTCGGTTAGGGCCATCGGGGCCAGCTCGACACTCTCCGGCTGGTCCTCAGCGCCCTTTCCCGTGCCCGGTTAGGGCCGTCAGGGCCAGCCCGACACTCTCCGGCTGGCCCTCAGCGCCCTGGGCGGACGCGGGATCGGGTCAAGCCGCTTGACACCACTGGCGCAGGGGATGTCTTCGCTGTCCGCGGTGCTCACCGAACCCCGGAACGTGCTCAGGCCCCCTAGGTTTCTCACGAAACGCCGCCGGTGAGATGGGCTCGGCTTTTCCGACGCCGCGGGGTTTGCGGCGGCGGAAAAGACGCGCCCATCTCACCGGTTACAAGGCGTTTTGTGCGCGGAGCGAAGCGAAGCAAAGCTAGACGGGAATGCGGTAGCCGCGTTTGACGACGGTCTGGATGACGCCGGGGAGGGCGAGGGCGGCACGGAGGCGCGCGACGGCCATCTCGACGGCGTGTTCGTCGGCGTGGCGGGGGAGGGCCTGCAGGAGCGCCGCGCGGGAGAGGACGCGGCCCGGCGAGTTGGCCAGGGCGCGCAGGACTGCCATCGGGCCGGGGGCGAGCTGGCGGAGTTCGCCGTCGACGACCGCGGCGTGTCCGCGCAGGGTGATCGCGTGGCCGTTGACCTCGATCGTCACGGCGCGTTGGGGGAGCTCCTCGACCAGGGTGCGGACCAGGGCGCTGAGCCGGGCCCGGTTCGGCGTGGAGACCGGGACGTCGTGGCGGCGCAGCGGAGCGGCGGTGACCGGGCCCACACAGGCGGCCAGCACGTCGGTGCGGAGCGCGTCGAGCAGCGGATCGGTGGCCGGACCGGCGGCGCGCAGCAGGGCGTGCACCGCGGCCGCCGAGGTGAACGTCACGGCATCGACGAGCTTGCCGGTGATGAGATCCACCAGGCGGTGCAGCGGGGCCGGGTCGGTGGGTGGCGCCCAGCGATAGACCGGCACCTCGATCACCCGGGCGCCGGCCGCTTCGAGAGCCTCGGTGTACTCCGGCTGGCTCTCGCCGTGCAGTTGCAGCGCGACGGTGAGCCCGGCCACGCCCCGGCTGGTCAGGTGCTCGACGACCTCGGCCGAGCCCTCGCCGTCCGGAGTCCACTGTTCTTGCAGGCCGGCGGTGCGCACCGCGGCGCGTGCCTTGGGGCCGCGGGCGACCAGGTAGGCGTCGCTCAGCACGGCGCGCAGCGGCTCGGCCAGGCCCCAGCCCTCCGCGGCCTCCAGCCAGCCGCGCATGCCGATCCCGGTGTTGACCAGCACGATGTCCGGGGGATCGTCGAGGCAGGCGCGGGTCGCGGCGCGCAGCTCGGCGTCGTCGGCGATCGGGACGATGCGCAGCGCGGGGGCCAGCACGACGCGGGCGCCGCGGCTCTCCAGCAGGCCGGCCAGCTCGTCGCGGCGGCGGTCGGCCGTCACGCCGATCGTGTAACCGGCGAGAGTCGCGGCGGGCTCGGCCAGGGCGGGCCGCCGGGCACCCGGGATCCGGCCGGTCATCCGGCGGCGATCCCGCCGCCGGGGACGGCTGGGACGAGGTCGAGAAGTCGCGGCGTGGCCGGGCGGTCCACCGAAGGGCACGCTCGAGAACCGTCGTCCTCAGCGTCGACCCGCTCCCATGTCACGCTTACGGTCCTCGCCATGCCTCCGTCCGGGGCACGCCGCGACTTCTCCTCACCACGCCGGCGAACCGGTGTGGTGAACACCGTCAGGTCCGTCCTCAACCCTGACGGTGGTCTCTCCATGGTGCGCCCCGACACGCCGGGTCGGCCAATGCCGAGCCGCGTCGTCCGGGGGTCCGCACCGTTGGGCATGTCTGGAAGCGTGCCGGTGAGGAATTTCGGCCGGGCGTCCCTTTTGTTTCGAGCCTGCTAAGAGCCGCCCGGCTCCAGTTACGGAACCCGCGGCTGGGCGCGTCCAGAGACCGAGTATGCTGGATACCGTTTGAGGTCCCGCCTCGGGCCATTCACCCAGGGGCAGCCTGTTTTGACCACGCGCCGCGCGGCCGGGTATTGTTGCCTGCTGTTGTGCGATAGCTGCGAGCGCTCCCCCTGGGGTGTGCTTGAAGTTCGTGTCGACTCCCTGTTCGACATGATCAGCGCGCGCCCCCAGACCGACGACGAGACAAGGTAATTCTGTGCGTACGTACAGCCCGAAGCCGGGTGAGATCGAGCGTCAGTGGCACATTATCGACGCTTCTGACGTCGTTCTGGGCCGCCTGGCTACCCACACCGCGACCCTCCTGCGCGGCAAGCACAAGCCGACGTTCGCCCCGCACGTCGACACCGGCGACTTCGTGGTGATCATCAACGCCGGCAAGGTCGCCCTGACCGGCAACAAGCGGCAGACCAAGGTGGCTTACCGCCACTCCGGCTACCCGGGTGGTCTGAAGCAGGTCGGTTACGAGGAGCTGCTGACCAAGCGCCCCGAGAAGGCGATCGAGCTGGCCGTCAAGGGCATGCTGCCGCACAACAAGCTCGCGCGTCAGATCATCAAGAAGCTGAAGGTCTACCCCGGCGCTGAGCACCCGCACGCCGCGCAGCAGCCGCAGCCGTTCGAAATCAAGCAGATCGCGCAGTGAGCGCGGGAGAAGGCAGCAGCATGACCGACATCATCGAGCCCGAGGCCGTCGAGACCGAGGCTGTCGTCGAGACCGTCGAGGAGCCCGCTGAGACGGTTGTGGTCGTCGAGACCCCCGCTCCGGCCCCGGTCCGCGCGCCGCGGCCCGGCGACCGCCCGGTGCAGACCGTCGGCCGCCGCAAGGAGGCCATCGTCCGGGTGCGTCTCGTCCCCGGCACCGGCAAGATCACCTGCAACGGCCGTGACCTCGAGGAGTACTTCCCGAGCAAGGTCCACCAGCAGCTGATCCGCGAGCCGCTGGGCACCGTCGAGCGCGCCGAGCAGTTCGACGTCTTCGCGAACCTGCGTGGCGGCGGCATCACCGGCCAGGCCGGTGCGCTGCGTCTGGCCATCGCCCGGGCGCTGATCTCCAGCGAGCCCGACGACCGCCCGGCCCTGAAGAAGGCCGGCTTCCTGACCCGTGACGCCCGGGTCAAGGAGAGCAAGAAGTACGGTCTCAAGAAGGCCCGTAAGGCGCCGCAGTACTCGAAGCGCTGATTTTTCACCGACGGCCGAGTGCGCTCCCGGTTTTCCGGGTGCGTGCTCGGCCGTCGTGGTTTTCCCGGCACCATGATCTCCCGGCATCATCCCCTCCCCCCAACTAGCCGTTTCGGTACTCCTGCCCTGGCTGTCTGCTGTTGCACGCTTGAGGGCACGTGTCACCGGCGAAAGGAAGCCGCCATGGGGCGTCTCTTCGGCACCGACGGCGTTCGCGGTCTCGCGAACGGCGATCTGCTCACCCCGGAACTGGCCCTCTCGGTCGCCGTCGCGGCTGCCCGGGTCCTGGTCGAGACCGACAGCAGCCACCAGCCGCTCGCGATCGTGGGCCGCGACCCGCGGGCCAGCGGCGAGATGCTGGAGGCGGCGGTCGTCGCCGGTCTGACCAGCGCGGGGGCCAACGTGGTCCGGGTCGGCGTGCTGCCGACGCCCGCGGTCGCGTACCTGGTGGGGCAGACCGGCGCCGACCTGGGTGTGATGCTCTCCGCGTCGCACAACCCCATGCCGGACAACGGCATCAAGCTCTTCGCCGCCGGCGGCACGAAGCTGCCCGACGAGCTCGAGGCGCGCATCGAGAAGGCGATCGAGGACGGGCACGGGCTGATCGGCCGGCCCACCGGCGCCGCGATCGGGCGGGTGCACGACCTGCTGGACGGCGCCGAGCACTACATCAAGCACCTGGTCGAGTCGATCCCGCACCGGCTCGAGGGCATCAAGGTCGTGGTGGACTGCGCGAACGGGGCGGCCAGTGAGGTCGGGCCGGTGGCGTACCGGGAGGCCGGCGCCGAGGTGATCGCGATCCACGCCGAGCCGGACGGGCTGAACATCAACGAGGAGTGCGGCTCCACGCACCTCGACAAGGTCCGCGAGGCGGTGCTGGAGCACGGCGCGGACCTGGGCCTGGCGCACGACGGCGACGCCGACCGCTGCCTGGCCGTGACCGCCTCCGGCGAGGAGGTGGACGGCGACCAGATCATG
Above is a genomic segment from Actinoplanes ianthinogenes containing:
- a CDS encoding sensor histidine kinase codes for the protein MSTGSSALAVRRGPFARLRDAGIRAKLAGLLIIPITAVLVLASVRLTDVRGRATDAGRVADLTVLGNDVSELARLLHRERMAAAAYLAAPKTSPDAYRQVSAAVDAQIQTFRAHRGAADEVPARVRDRLQLIQDRLAALPDTRDEVSAREKLTMATAVQRYGVILDGLSDYDESLSQVAEPGMVADGLRALAAYSRIEAAAADQEAAAYTVKMTGLLSGTWQQELIGAQAARQEALDDFRQIATADQTSRIEATLADATVAQADSLVTRLTGPAAVEVADLTETYGKVLDRLRTTGLGLEADVVRVAKDDSAGTARRATAEFVVVLLVLLAAIALGVYLARTLHLSVRRLREGALAVANRDLPDAVHRLQDVDSLGEGGVDRVIAQTRDPIRLAERDEFGQVAEAFNMVHREAIRVAAEQAALRTSVSAMFLSLARRSQALVDRMIGELDHIERTEEDPKRLAKLFDLDHLATRMRRNDENLLVLAGADVGTPRREDALLIDALRAAQSEVEMYHRIEFGAIDTDVSVAAAAVNDVVRLVAELLDNATRFSPPTTLVVAHGRRSGDHAVLQIEDRGLGITPEQLEQINRRLTEPAEVDASAFRLMGFAVIARLAARHGIGVRLLPSREGGTVAEVTLPADIVVLPGAPAAPGRAASWTRPGPAPQPVAGGGRTPEIRMPVRSAPMPASGTPRWAPPAAEQPAELDLRPTPDRPPLPTRVPKPTVDPVSAPLFPPASARPVPAQPASIHMEMQHTWFAAESELPEMQGMPTAGYAPAPVSAIPASTPPAPAPPAPPPAPPHQVPRPRPAPDDDDRWRTAADEGWERAMAAAAPKDAGTTRSGLPKRIPQAQLVPGGVLEKPRAQNRRSPDDVRGLLSAYTSGVLRGRTDGSADQAPKENDQ
- a CDS encoding roadblock/LC7 domain-containing protein; protein product: MQDMGWLLNNFADSIAGIAHVVAVSADGLLLASSRDLPADRADQLAAITSGVVSLTDGASRMFTAGKVMQTIIEMDSGYLFLMSISDGSSMAVLAARSCDVGQVGYEMALLVERVGAALSPAAREAVSH
- a CDS encoding DUF742 domain-containing protein gives rise to the protein MTEPHDPRGNLVRPYAVTRGRTEPIRDIPIEAVLVASPAAVQESRFAGHDKYRIAVLCEPKALSLAELAALTRLPLGVARVLVADMVADGLLALHSAAPKKGFTERMDLLGRVLSGLRKL
- a CDS encoding GTP-binding protein — protein: MDFASSERAGAPSSEIVSAKIVVAGGFGVGKTTLVGAVSEIEPLTTEAVMTAAGAGIDDASKVPEKGTTTVAMDFGRITMAEDLILYLFGTPGQTRFWFMWDELIRGAVGAAVMVDTRRLTDAFAPLDYFENRHLPYLVAVNCFDGAPRYEPAEVREALAIPERVPLIMCDARHRESVKSVLIGVVEHAMTTLVAEHERGVVVG
- a CDS encoding uroporphyrinogen-III synthase, with the translated sequence MTGRIPGARRPALAEPAATLAGYTIGVTADRRRDELAGLLESRGARVVLAPALRIVPIADDAELRAATRACLDDPPDIVLVNTGIGMRGWLEAAEGWGLAEPLRAVLSDAYLVARGPKARAAVRTAGLQEQWTPDGEGSAEVVEHLTSRGVAGLTVALQLHGESQPEYTEALEAAGARVIEVPVYRWAPPTDPAPLHRLVDLITGKLVDAVTFTSAAAVHALLRAAGPATDPLLDALRTDVLAACVGPVTAAPLRRHDVPVSTPNRARLSALVRTLVEELPQRAVTIEVNGHAITLRGHAAVVDGELRQLAPGPMAVLRALANSPGRVLSRAALLQALPRHADEHAVEMAVARLRAALALPGVIQTVVKRGYRIPV
- the rplM gene encoding 50S ribosomal protein L13, which codes for MRTYSPKPGEIERQWHIIDASDVVLGRLATHTATLLRGKHKPTFAPHVDTGDFVVIINAGKVALTGNKRQTKVAYRHSGYPGGLKQVGYEELLTKRPEKAIELAVKGMLPHNKLARQIIKKLKVYPGAEHPHAAQQPQPFEIKQIAQ
- the rpsI gene encoding 30S ribosomal protein S9 translates to MTDIIEPEAVETEAVVETVEEPAETVVVVETPAPAPVRAPRPGDRPVQTVGRRKEAIVRVRLVPGTGKITCNGRDLEEYFPSKVHQQLIREPLGTVERAEQFDVFANLRGGGITGQAGALRLAIARALISSEPDDRPALKKAGFLTRDARVKESKKYGLKKARKAPQYSKR
- the glmM gene encoding phosphoglucosamine mutase, coding for MGRLFGTDGVRGLANGDLLTPELALSVAVAAARVLVETDSSHQPLAIVGRDPRASGEMLEAAVVAGLTSAGANVVRVGVLPTPAVAYLVGQTGADLGVMLSASHNPMPDNGIKLFAAGGTKLPDELEARIEKAIEDGHGLIGRPTGAAIGRVHDLLDGAEHYIKHLVESIPHRLEGIKVVVDCANGAASEVGPVAYREAGAEVIAIHAEPDGLNINEECGSTHLDKVREAVLEHGADLGLAHDGDADRCLAVTASGEEVDGDQIMAILALAMRDAGTLTDDTLVATVMSNLGLRIAMKQSGIKLVETKVGDRYVLEHLQSNGLALGGEQSGHIVMPAFATTGDGVLTGLHLMAQLASSGKSLADLAAVVHKLPQQLINVKVGDREAGAAAPTVQAAVALAEAELGETGRVLLRPSGTEPLVRVMVEAATEEQALAVATRIADEVRAASPA